In Candidatus Bathyarchaeota archaeon, the following are encoded in one genomic region:
- a CDS encoding DUF354 domain-containing protein: MIIDVLTPKQCMLFKKVAEKMEEKSHEVLLVSRRYREVTEMLRMKGIHAKIIGEHGGRELSGKLKASARRILEMAELFEEEEPDIALSFSSPEMARVAFGLGIPHICVNDSPHAEAVARLTLPLSDMLLTSKFIPRTAWVKYGIRKDRIIQYRALDPWAWLKDFVPNDNVLKTLGLDASRPIITLRTEESFAAYLLGKALKESILSPTIDCLLNRARDVQVVIIPRYESQIETFKESFGGRAVVCSSVVDGPSLLSFTSIFVGAGGTMTAEAALLGVPTFSCYPSEPYFIERYLMRIGLVKRETD, from the coding sequence GTGATAATAGACGTTTTGACTCCGAAGCAGTGTATGCTATTCAAAAAAGTTGCGGAGAAGATGGAAGAGAAGAGTCATGAAGTTCTCCTAGTATCTAGGCGGTACCGTGAGGTTACAGAGATGCTTAGGATGAAGGGTATCCATGCGAAGATCATAGGTGAGCATGGAGGTCGAGAGCTAAGCGGGAAATTGAAGGCTAGTGCGCGGCGGATCTTAGAGATGGCTGAACTTTTCGAGGAGGAGGAACCGGACATTGCGCTCTCATTCTCATCGCCTGAGATGGCTAGGGTTGCCTTTGGTTTGGGGATACCTCACATATGCGTGAATGATTCGCCGCACGCCGAGGCTGTGGCAAGGCTCACGTTACCGCTTTCCGATATGCTGTTAACTTCTAAGTTCATTCCGAGAACCGCCTGGGTGAAATATGGGATCCGAAAAGATAGGATAATCCAGTATCGCGCCCTAGATCCATGGGCATGGCTGAAGGATTTCGTACCTAATGATAATGTGCTGAAAACTTTGGGGCTAGATGCTTCTAGACCAATAATTACTCTCAGGACCGAGGAGTCTTTTGCCGCGTATCTGCTGGGTAAGGCGTTGAAGGAGTCAATATTGTCGCCAACCATTGATTGTCTCCTAAACCGTGCAAGGGACGTCCAAGTTGTCATTATCCCAAGATACGAATCGCAGATTGAGACGTTTAAAGAATCATTCGGCGGTAGGGCTGTGGTCTGCAGCTCAGTGGTTGACGGCCCAAGCCTCCTCTCTTTCACTTCAATATTCGTTGGCGCTGGCGGAACTATGACCGCGGAGGCTGCATTGCTAGGTGTGCCAACTTTTTCATGTTATCCAAGTGAACCTTACTTTATCGAGAGATATCTTATGAGAATAGGTCTTGTCAAACGTGAAACAGAT